In one Gopherus evgoodei ecotype Sinaloan lineage chromosome 1, rGopEvg1_v1.p, whole genome shotgun sequence genomic region, the following are encoded:
- the LOC115646528 gene encoding OX-2 membrane glycoprotein-like, which yields MMFTCIFFSWIWAMAAGSLQVVHRKVQSSKTGEKVTFHCQLVMDHEVLQVTWQKENGEGKGNIATYSRINGHRILGNYSSRVNFTQSELTVSAITVHAVTLQDEGCYRCIFNTFPMGSITGRTCLKVYAISEPSLEAKLVSSPENGEEKVLEISCSVTGKPAPMISWNLSHHLQEEPGQYLINHSDQTVTVISNFTHVPSRIHWENLAGCVIQHPLLNVTLTLSKDGQVQGQSAAVDTVTIYVLVALIPLGLLCICFCILFICWKRHHQMDRNKADLCWVLPICTKDMRHGQCTKNDKQGPDKLPPLKALLDR from the exons ATGATGTTCacatgcattttcttttcttggaTCTGGGCAATGGCAGCAG GCTCACTGCAGGTAGTTCATAGGAAGGTCCAATCATCCAAGACTGGAGAAAAGGTTACTTTCCACTGCCAGCTTGTCATGGATCATGAAGTGCTGCAAGTCACCTGGCAGAAGGAGAATGGAGAAGGCAAAGGCAACATAGCAACCTACAGCAGGATTAATGGCCACAGAATCCTGGGTAACTATAGCAGCCGTGTGAACTTCACCCAGAGCGAGCTGACGGTCTCTGCCATTACTGTTCATGCAGTCACTCTGCAGGACGAAGGCTGTTACAGATGTATTTTCAACACATTTCCCATGGGATCCATTACAGGCAGGACATGCCTCAAGGTTTACG CAATATCGGAGCCCAGCCTGGAGGCCAAGCTTGTGTCCAGTCCAGAAAATGGTGAGGAGAAGGTGCTGGAAATAAGCTGCTCAGTAACAGGGAAACCAGCTCCAATGATCAGCTGGAACTTGTCCCATCACCTTCAGGAGGAGCCAGGACAGTATCTCATCAATCACTCAGACCAGACTGTGACTGTTATCAGCAATTTCACACACGTCCCCTCCAGAATTCACTGGGAGAACCTAGCTGGCTGTGTGATCCAACATCCACTCCTAAACGTGACGCTGACTCTGTCCAAGGATGGGCAGGTCCAGG GCCAATCAGCAGCAGTCGACACTGTAACAATCTACGTATTGGTTGCTTTGATTCCCTTGGGGCTCTTGTGCATCTGCTTCTGTATCTTGTTCATCTGCTGGAAGCGACACCACCAAATGGATAGAAACAAAGCTGACCTATGTTGG GTTCTTCCCATATGCACCAAGGACATGAGGCATGGACAGTGcacaaaaaatgataaacaagGCCCTGACAAGCTTCCTCCCTTAAAAGCCCTCTTGGACAGATGA